The Novibacillus thermophilus genome segment CCAAAAAACAGATGAACGTCGCCATTTCCTCTATTGACACTGACAGTGCGGCGAGGGGGTTTGCGCGAATCGAGGAGCGGGTGATGATGATGGAGACCGACGCCGCTGCCAGTGAACGTATGAAATCTCACTACTCAGGCGATTGGCCTGACGAGAAACGGGCGTGGAGCGATCAGGTGGAAGAGGAATTGGCCAAGTTGAAAGCCGCGAGACAAACGGCAGCGGATAAGGCAGAAACTGAAGGGACCTCTTCGTTGAGCTGACATTCACGCTTGTGGTATAGTGGAGCTAGCCATAGCTTGGCGAACCGGGCTATGGCTGTTTTTCCTTTTGAAGTTGGAGGAGGCACCATCCGTGAACCATTCCCGCGTATCGACATATGTGCTGGGCGCCATTCTCATTGTGATCGGGTTCGGTATTTTATTTAATAATCTCAATCTATTCTACTTTGATGTCGGCAGTTTAATCGTTCCGGCGGTTTTGACATTGATCGGGGTTAAACTGCTCGATCGCGGCAAGCGGACGGCGGGCGGGGTTGTGCTCGGAATCGGAGTTCTCATGTTGCTCGGAGCGTTCGGGATCAACGTCGGGAATTTGATCGGGTTGGCTTTTTCAGTGGCGGTCATCTATTTTGGCTACCGCATGATCCGTTCCAAAAAGAAAGAATTGGCTGTGCCGCCGGTGTTTGAACGAGGGGACGTAAATGGTGCTTCCCGCGAAGGGCGTGGCACGTCCAATGGAATGCGGCAAGAACCGCATCGGGAAGAAGGCGAAGCTGCTGAAGGTTTCACGGAAGATGAAATGTCCCGCGACAGAGAAATGCCCGATGGCGAGAAGAATACGTCGTACCGGGCGGAACAGGAAGCGTCCGGTCGATCCTACCGGAACGAGGCGCCGAAGGTGAAACATTCCCTCATCGGCAACCTATACTTGTCCGCGCCCCGCTGGGAGTTGACGGACATGAACATCTGGCACGGATTTGGCGACGTCAAAATTGACCTCTCCCGCGCCCTCATTCACGAGACAGAAACAGTTGTCATCATTAACGGGTGGATTGGGGACATTGACATTTATGTGCCGTACGATCTGGAAATTGCGTTGACTGCTCATGTCAACATCGGCGATGTGGACATTTTCGGCAATAAAGAAGGCGGGATTAACCGAAATGTGTCTATCGAGACGCCTCACTACCGCAGTGCCTCCAAACGTGTGCGCTTCGTCGTAAGCTTACTCATCGGCGACGTTGACGTGATGTATGTGTAGGAGGTTCCCGGATGCTGCAAAAGAAACTAACCAACATTCAATGGCAATTTGTACGGCAGTCGCTGTGGGTGAGTGTCACGGTGGTCACATTGGGGGCCGCTCTCGTCTTTTCCCTCTGGAGTTACACGGTCGGTCTGGAACCGTTGCAAACCTGGTTGAAGCATCGTTGGGAGTGGCGTATTCCAGCCTTCCCCGGCTGGGGGTTTGTCGTGATCATGATGGCCGTCCTTTGGTTGACAGCTGGTGCCATCGGAGTGGCAACGGGGTATGTATTCGGCAACTTGTTTAAAAAACGGCTGGAAATTTTGCTGCAGTCGACGATGATGTTGGAGCGCGGTGATCTGACAACCCGCATTCCCAATTTAGGGGACGACGAGATCGGCGAACTCGGCAACCGATTAAATGACATGACTGCACGCTTCCAGAAGCAGGTCGCTTCCTTGCAACGGCTGTCGACGCACAATGCGGAATTGACCGAACAGGTGAAACAGGCGGCAATACTTGAGGAGCGACACCGCCTCGCCCGGGAGTTGCACGACGCTGTCAGCCAGCAGTTGTTCGCCATTTCCATGTCTATGGCCGCCTTGAAACGCATGCTCACGCATCGTCCCGAAAAAGCTGAACAACAGGTGGAACTGGTGGAAGAGATGGCGGCGGCCGCACAATCGGAAATGCGGGCGCTGCTGCTTCATTTGCGTCCGGCACACCTCGAAGGGAAAAGTTTGAAACACGGCGTGGAAGAACTGTTGCGGGAACTTCAAGACAAGCATGCGTTGGACTTTAAGTGGTCCATCGGGGATTTGCCTGATTTGCCGAAAGGGATTGAAGACCACCTGTTCCGCATTTTGCAGGAGGCCCTGTCCAATGCGCTGCGCCATTCGAAAGCTGAGCAAGTGGAGGTTACACTGTCTGTGATTCGCCAAAACGTGCGACTGAAAGTGACGGACAACGGGGTCGGGTTTACAGCCGATGACGAACAGAAGACGTCTTCTTACGGCATGGCCCTCATGCGGGAACGGGTGGCAGAAATTGGAGGCGTGCTCAGCGTGTCCTCTGCACCTGGTCAAGGGACGATGATCGAGGTGACGGTACCGCTGGTGACAAAAGGAAGGGATGGGATGTAACGATGGAAGATGTCATCAAAGTGCTGCTCGTAGATGATCACGAGATGGTGCGGATGGGACTGGCGGCGTTTTTGTCCACGGAGAAAGGGATCGAAGTTGTCGGCGAGGCGTCCAACGGGCAAGAAGGTGTGGAGCTGGCGGAAAAGACGAAACCCGATGTCATTTTGATGGATCTGGTCATGGAGGGCATGGACGGAATTGAGGCGACGAAAGAAGTGCTAAAAGTCCATCCAGACGGCAAAGTGATCGTACTGACCAGTTTCCACGACGACGAAAAAGTGTACCCGGCTGTGGAGGCTGGAGCCTTCAGTTACTTGCTCAAAACGGCGAGGGCGTCCGAAATTGCACAAGCCGTCCGCCAGGCTTACCGCGGCCAGTCTGTATTTGAAGCCCAAGTGGCAGGGAAACTGATGTCACGGTATCGGGGAGACAGCCACAGACACAAACTGCCCCACGAACAGTGCACGGAGCGGGAGCTGGAAGTGTTGCGCCTCATCGGAGAGGGGCGCTCGAACCAGGAAATTGCCGATGAGCTGTACATCGGAATCAAAACGGTGAAAACCCACGTCAGCAACATTTTGAGCAAGCTCGGGGTAGAAGATCGCACGCAAGCGGCTATTTACGCCCACCGCCACGGACTGTGTCGGTAGGGGTCTTTCCACGTCCTGTTGAACGCGTCACAGGAAGCTACACATCCACTTGAATGGTTCCCCTCTTAGTCTATTGAGTACGTCTGTTCCAGCCACTGGCGAATGTCTTTCTTTGCTACATCCGGAAGGTCGGAGTGCGTGCAATCTAACAGTTTCACAGTACGAGGCCCTTGTGCCATCTCAGCCAGTTTTTTCACTTCTTGTGCGGGAATGATATAGTCTTTCGTCCCCCCGATGACGAGGGAGGGCACGGTTACGTTTTTCATGTGCGGCAACAACTCGCTCTTAATCCGGGTTAAAAAGTCTTTTCCATCCAGATCCTCTACGTAAAGGGCGCCCCATTCAAGTGTGCTGGTCACGATTTTGTCTTCAAAGCGGGCAGCAGGATTGGCTCCCATCCCAAGGGCGACGAGGCCGATTGCTTCATCCATCTCCGTGGCGGCTCCCACTGCCGCCGCAGCGCCCATACTGTGTCCCAACAGGACGATGTTGTCCCGCTTGGTACAGCGTCTGGCGAGTTTCAGTGATTCGATCAGTTGCACAGGGTGATCGAGTGAGCCTCGGCTTCCCCCCATCTTGTGTCCGGGAAAATCGACGTTGACGACTTCGTAACCAAAGTAACACAAGTAAGAGGCGAGACCGTCTAAATGGTGTTTGGAAACACTGAACCCGTGTCCCATTAAAACGGTCAAGCCTCGGTCTCTACTCGCATCCGGCGTGTAGACGAGGGAATTGATCGTGAAGTGAGCATTGGACTGTTCGACACGTTGAATGTGCATGGCAGATCCTTTCTTCTTTAAATCTGCTTTTATTGTAACACAAGGGAGAAAGAATCATCATGAACGCCCTCAGCTGTCTTCCATTCAACATGCGGTGTGTCGGCTCTCCGCGAACACAGTTGGAAGTTGTCGGACATTGGTCATCGGCAGGTGTGCTCGCCGGAAATGGAGTGTGGCTTGGTTTTCACCGATGCTTTCCTGAAAAACTACAACTGGGAGGGCTCTTCTTCATCAAAAATTTTTACGTCCCGCCATTTTCCGAAGAAGTAGTACAGTGTGGCCACGATGCTGCTCATGACGAAACTGACTCCGATGCCGATGGCGATGCCGTCCGGGCCCAACCACCCGGAAAAGAGGGTGACGAGGGGAAAACGCAGCACCCAGAACGAGATGAAGTTCAGCGCAAGAACTTGGAACATGGCTCCACTCGCGCGGACGACACCGTTTAACACAAAATTAATTCCGAGGAAAGGGTAGAAAAAGGCAACAGCTTTAAGGTAGTCGGCTCCGAAAGAGACGGTTGCCTCGTCGTCGACAAACAAGTGAATGAGTATCCCTGAAACAAAAAAAACAAAAGTGCTAATGGCCACTGAAACGCCTAAAATGAGTCCCACCCCGTTTTTGGCCACATCGGCGACCCGCTTCCATTTGTCCGCGCCGATGTTTTGGCCGGCCATGCTCGTCACCGCCGATCCTAACGCCATCGGGGCGATCATGATCAAGCTGCCGATGCGTTCGGCTGCACCAAATCCGGCCAGCACGTCTTCCCCAAACCGAGCGACGACACCGACGATGGCCATGTTGCCGCCCGAGATGACCGTCATTTGCAACCCGGACGGAATGCCCAACCGGAACAACACTTTTAAATAGCGCCACTGGGGCAAGTGCGGCACGGTGTAAGGAACACCGGCTTTTTGGATGGAGTAAGACAACCCGTAGCCGAATGCCAATCCTTGGGCGAGCACTGTCGCCAACGCCGCTCCGACAATGTCTAACCGAAAGCCTGCGATTAGGACGGGATCCAATACCGAATTGAGGAGGACGGCCAGGGCGACAAACCGAATCGGGGTTTTGCTGTCGCCGAGAGCTCTCAACACGGTACTGACGAAGTTGTACCCGAATAAGAACGGGATACCTACGAAATTGAGGCGCAAATAGGTGAGGGCTAACGGATGTACATTGTCGGGAGCTCCTAAGAAGTGTAACAGCGGTCCCGCCAGCACATAGCCGGCGATGCCGAGTGCAACGGACAAAATCCCGAGAACGAAGGCGAATGCGTTGAGCGATTCCTTTAAACCGTCCTCATCTCCCGCTCCTCTGTGCTGGGACAAGACGGTGAGCGTCGCGCCGTTAATGCCGATCATTAAAGACAGCACTGTGAAGATGACCGGACCTGCGAGAGCTACGGCGGCAAGAGCCTGGGCACCGAGTAGATTCCCCACCCAGAGACTGTCGATAAATTGGTAAGACGTCTGCAAGACATTCGTCAGCAAGAGGGGAATGGAAAACAGCACCATCTTTTTGGGGATGCTCCCCGTTGTAAAATCAAAGGCCTTTGCCATTGAGTTCACCTCATGAGAAGTTGTACGCCGGTCTCATCCGCACATAGATCTATTATAACGTTCCCCATTCGCTTTGTATGCGAAATTTTCCACCGCAGGAAAGAGGATGTCGCATTTCCGAAACAAAGACTCAAGGAAAGACGGGATATTGACAAACGGGGCGACCTTCTTGTAGAATATGGGACAATTAAAGAGCGAAAACGTTCCTGTGACGGGAAGGAGTAGCTGTGTTCCACCTAGACAGAGAAAGGGTGCCGTCGGCTGGAAGCCCCTGCTAAAGTGCCACAGTGAAGACATCCCCGAGGACTGTTGCTGAACGCCAGGTGTGTGAGCCTGTCAGTAGGCAACGGCGTGGGACCGCACGTTATCCGGTGTAAAGAGGGAGGCGCCAAGACGTCTCCAAGCAGGGTGGCACCACGGGTGGATGAAACTAGCGTTTAACCAATCTCTCGTCCCTGACAGACGGTCAGTGGCGGGAGATTTTCATTTTTAAAGGTGACGTGACCATTCTGTCAACTGTGTTTGACGGTTAGTAAAGGAGGAAGCGAACAGTGAAGTACAAGGCGCCGCGCGGTACGGCGGATATCCTTCCAGGGGAAGTGGAAAAGTGGCAGTTTCTCGAATCCAAAATGAGGGACGTGTGCCGGGTATTCAACTACCGGGAAGTGAGGACGCCCATGTTCGAACATATCGAACTGTTCCAACGGGGTGTTGGCGAGACGACGGACATCGTCGAAAAGGAGATGTACGCGTTTCAAGACCGGGGTGGCCGGGAGATCGCCTTGAGACCGGAAATGACGGCGGCTGCGGTGCGTGCTTTCGTAGAGCACAAATTTGACAAACAGCCGCAGCCGACAAAATGGTACTACATCGGGCCCATGTTTCGGTACGAGCGGCCGCAGGCGGGGAGGGAACGCCAGTTTACCCAGTTCGGAGTGGAGCTGTTCGGCACACACGACCCGGCCGCTGATGCCGAAGTGATTTCCCTCGCCCTGGAGACAGCCCGGGCAGTAGGGTTGACACAATTGAAGACAGAAATTAACAGTATCGGCTGTTCGGCGTGCCGTCCGCTTTACCGCGAGAAACTGATCGCCTATTTTACGCCGCACAAGGACCAGCTGTGTAAGGACTGCCAATCCCGCCTGGAGCGCAATCCGCTCCGCATCCTCGACTGCAAGCGGGAAAGCTGTCAAGCGGTTGCCCAAGATGCGCCGTCCATTTTGGATGTGTTGTGCGACAACTGTGACCCCCACTTTCAGGCCGTACGCCAGTTGCTTGAAGCGACGGGCATTGACTACGTCGTCAACGACCGACTGGTGCGGGGACTTGACTATTACACCCAAACGGCCTTTGAAATCAAAAGTGACACCCTCGGGCCCAGTCGACAATTTTTGCCGGGGGGAGGTACAACGACCTTGTGCGGGAGATCGGTGGAGCCGATTTACCTGGAATCGGGTTTGCCAGCGGTATCGAGCGGATCCTCTTGGCACTGGAGAAGGAAGGCGTCCAACTGCCGGTGGATGACGGCATCGACTGTTTCATCGTCGCACTCGGCGAACAGGCCAAAGTGAAAGCGAGCGGACTGGTGCACAGCCTGCGGCGAGCGGGCTGCTCCGCCGACCGCGATTATATGAACCGGAAGGTCAAAGGACAAATGAAAGCAGCGGACCGACTGAAAGCCCGTTTTGCCGTCGTAATCGGCGACGACGAGTTGGCGCGTTCCGCGGTGCAGGTGAAGGACTTGTCCAGCGGAGAGCAAGAAGAAGTCGACATGAATCAGCTCGTCGACTACATTCGTTCTAGGATCAGGCAGGAGGGAGTTTAAATGGCGTATTTACACAGAACACACTGTTGCGGGGAACTTCGCACGGAACAGGTCGGTGAGCGGGTGCGGTTAAACGGGTGGGTGCACAACCGCAGAGACTTGGGAGGGGTCATCTTCCTCGATGTGCGCGACCGATCCGGGATTGTCCAAGTTGTGTGCAACCCGGAATTCTCCGAAGAAGCAGCCGACCTGGCCGACAAGCTTAGAAATGAGTACGTCGTCGCCATCGAAGGGGAGGTGGTGGAGCGCGATCCGGATACGGTCAACCCGAACCTCCCGACGGGAAAGATCGAAGTGCGGGCGACGACAATCCAACTGTTGAGCCGCGCGAAGACACCGCCGTTTTCCATCAACCAGCCGAATGCGGATGTAGATGAAACGGTGCGTCTAAAGTACCGTTACCTCGACTTAAGGCGCGACGCTATGCAACGCACGTTTAAAATTCGGCACAAAGCGACTCAAGTGATCCGCCGCTTTCTCGACGCCCATGGCTATTTGGAACTGGAAACGCCCATGTTGACGCGGAGCACGCCGGAAGGAGCGCGGGATTACCTCGTGCCGAGTCGAATCCACGAAGGGGCGTTTTACGCGCTGCCCCAGTCGCCGCAACTGTTCAAGCAGCTGCTGATGGTGTCGGGGTTCGAACGGTATTACCAAATAGTACGTTGTTTTCGCGACGAGGATTTGCGCGCCGACCGGCAGCCGGAGTTCACCCAGCTGGATATCGAAACGTCCTTTCTTCCGCCGGAGGCGCTGCAGTCTGAGATGGAAGAGATGATATCTGACATTTTCCGCGAGACGATAGGGTATCATGTGCCCACGCCTTTCCCGCGGTTGACGTACCAAGAGGCGATGGACCGCTACGGTACCGACAAACCGGACTTGCGGTTCGGGTTGGAACTGTGTGACGTGACTCATATTGTGAAAGACAGCCAGTTTAAAGTGTTTGCCGGCGCCGTGCAGTCGGGCGGACAGGTGAAGGGGATAAACGCCAAAGGGTGTGCCGATTTCAGCCGGAAAGACATCGACGTTTTGACCGACTACTTAAAGCCTTACGGCGCCAAAGGGCTCGCCTGGATCGCCGTGAAAGACAGCGGGATGACAGGTCCGATCGTCAAGTTTTTCTCAGAAGAAGAGCGGCGCCGGCTGGCGGATGCGTTGGAGGCGGAGACGGGAGATCTCTTACTGTTTGTCGCAGACCAGGCGGACGTCGTCGCCGAATCACTGGGTCAGCTCAGGCTCAAACTCGCCCGTGACCTCGACCTCATTCCAGAAGATACGTACGCTTTCGCCTGGATCACGGATTTTCCGCTCTTTACGTACGATGAGGAAGAAGGGCGTTACCAGGCGGTGCACCATCCGTTTACGCTGCCAGTTGAAGAAGACATCGAGAAACTGACGACTGACCCCGCCAGTGTGCGGGCACAGGCTTACGACATGGTGTGCAACGGTTACGAGATCGGCGGCGGCAGCATGCGCATCTACCAGCGCGACGTGCAGGAAAAAATGTTCGCGGCCCTCGGGTTTACAGAGGAAGAGGCGAAAAGGCGATTCGGGTTTTTGTTAGAAGCGTTCGAGTACGGTACACCGCCCCACGGCGGCATCGCCTTCGGCCTGGACCGGATCGTGATGTTGCTGGCGAAGCGCCACAATTTGCGGGACGTGATCGCCTTTCCGAAGACCCAGAGTGCCAGCTGTCTCATGACGGAGGCCCCGGGGCCGGTGGACGACAAACAGCTCGAAGAACTGCACATTTCGGTCGTGCCTTCGACTCCGTTCGACGACTGACACAAAAAGACCAGGTGTACGCTGGTCTTCTTTTTAAAGGTACCCCCTCTCTGGGATGTACATCGTGTGACGTTGTGCAGGAGGGACATGCCTTAAGACAACTTCAGAAAAGGTAGCCGTTCGAGGTCACTGCCTTTGAAGCGGATGCTTCACTCTGCTGTTTCGGCGGGGATCTCGTATGTTCAGGGATGCTGTTTTCCATTGTCTTAAGCCATGCCCTTCACCTGCAACGCATGACGCTACATGTGCTGGTACCATACGTGTGGCAAGATGTATTTTCAGAGTAGAAAGCAAGAGGGACGTTATCGCAACAACATCGCGTCCGATCGCGATAGGGAAAGTCAGCAACTATGGGCGAATCAGGTAGATCTAACAGAAGTGGAGAAGTGGCGGTCGTCAAATAGGATTTTGACCAAGCATTTGGAAACGACGTATCTGTTGATGCGACGGGATAGGATGAGGAAGCATGTCGGTGCGCTATGCGGTGACGATTCTGGTCGTATGGCTGCTGTCAGCAGAACACCCCCCTCTGTTGCACGACCCGGTCTTCTGGGGAGTAACGGGCGTACTGTTTTTAGGGGTGACATCTGAACACCTTTGGTGGCGTCCGTTTTGGCTGTATTTTCTGTTAACGGCAGTTGTTTGCGCCTTTGCCACGTACGCGGAACCGATGTTGATCGTGTGGCTCTTGCCGCTAAGTTTTATTTTTTTCTACAGCCGGAACGAGCAGGCCAGCGGAAGGGGAATTGCGGCCTTAGGGCTCATCTCCAGTCTCGGAGTCGTCGTAAGTCACGACGTGTGGACGATGCGCCTGTTCGTGTGTGCTTATCTGATCTTTACAGTATGGTGTCTTTTCCACTATTACCGATCACAACACCTACTTCGTGAGAAAGACAGAGGAATCGACGAATTGGCGTATGAGTACAGAAAACTGAAACGACAACTCTCGCTGGAAGAAGAAGCGTTGAAGCAGGCGGAACGGGTGCGAATTGCCCGCAACGTGCACGATTCCGTCGGACATCGGCTCACCG includes the following:
- a CDS encoding alpha/beta hydrolase; this encodes MHIQRVEQSNAHFTINSLVYTPDASRDRGLTVLMGHGFSVSKHHLDGLASYLCYFGYEVVNVDFPGHKMGGSRGSLDHPVQLIESLKLARRCTKRDNIVLLGHSMGAAAAVGAATEMDEAIGLVALGMGANPAARFEDKIVTSTLEWGALYVEDLDGKDFLTRIKSELLPHMKNVTVPSLVIGGTKDYIIPAQEVKKLAEMAQGPRTVKLLDCTHSDLPDVAKKDIRQWLEQTYSID
- the liaF gene encoding cell wall-active antibiotics response protein LiaF; this translates as MNHSRVSTYVLGAILIVIGFGILFNNLNLFYFDVGSLIVPAVLTLIGVKLLDRGKRTAGGVVLGIGVLMLLGAFGINVGNLIGLAFSVAVIYFGYRMIRSKKKELAVPPVFERGDVNGASREGRGTSNGMRQEPHREEGEAAEGFTEDEMSRDREMPDGEKNTSYRAEQEASGRSYRNEAPKVKHSLIGNLYLSAPRWELTDMNIWHGFGDVKIDLSRALIHETETVVIINGWIGDIDIYVPYDLEIALTAHVNIGDVDIFGNKEGGINRNVSIETPHYRSASKRVRFVVSLLIGDVDVMYV
- a CDS encoding MATE family efflux transporter; the protein is MAKAFDFTTGSIPKKMVLFSIPLLLTNVLQTSYQFIDSLWVGNLLGAQALAAVALAGPVIFTVLSLMIGINGATLTVLSQHRGAGDEDGLKESLNAFAFVLGILSVALGIAGYVLAGPLLHFLGAPDNVHPLALTYLRLNFVGIPFLFGYNFVSTVLRALGDSKTPIRFVALAVLLNSVLDPVLIAGFRLDIVGAALATVLAQGLAFGYGLSYSIQKAGVPYTVPHLPQWRYLKVLFRLGIPSGLQMTVISGGNMAIVGVVARFGEDVLAGFGAAERIGSLIMIAPMALGSAVTSMAGQNIGADKWKRVADVAKNGVGLILGVSVAISTFVFFVSGILIHLFVDDEATVSFGADYLKAVAFFYPFLGINFVLNGVVRASGAMFQVLALNFISFWVLRFPLVTLFSGWLGPDGIAIGIGVSFVMSSIVATLYYFFGKWRDVKIFDEEEPSQL
- the aspS gene encoding aspartate--tRNA ligase — its product is MAYLHRTHCCGELRTEQVGERVRLNGWVHNRRDLGGVIFLDVRDRSGIVQVVCNPEFSEEAADLADKLRNEYVVAIEGEVVERDPDTVNPNLPTGKIEVRATTIQLLSRAKTPPFSINQPNADVDETVRLKYRYLDLRRDAMQRTFKIRHKATQVIRRFLDAHGYLELETPMLTRSTPEGARDYLVPSRIHEGAFYALPQSPQLFKQLLMVSGFERYYQIVRCFRDEDLRADRQPEFTQLDIETSFLPPEALQSEMEEMISDIFRETIGYHVPTPFPRLTYQEAMDRYGTDKPDLRFGLELCDVTHIVKDSQFKVFAGAVQSGGQVKGINAKGCADFSRKDIDVLTDYLKPYGAKGLAWIAVKDSGMTGPIVKFFSEEERRRLADALEAETGDLLLFVADQADVVAESLGQLRLKLARDLDLIPEDTYAFAWITDFPLFTYDEEEGRYQAVHHPFTLPVEEDIEKLTTDPASVRAQAYDMVCNGYEIGGGSMRIYQRDVQEKMFAALGFTEEEAKRRFGFLLEAFEYGTPPHGGIAFGLDRIVMLLAKRHNLRDVIAFPKTQSASCLMTEAPGPVDDKQLEELHISVVPSTPFDD
- a CDS encoding response regulator — translated: MEDVIKVLLVDDHEMVRMGLAAFLSTEKGIEVVGEASNGQEGVELAEKTKPDVILMDLVMEGMDGIEATKEVLKVHPDGKVIVLTSFHDDEKVYPAVEAGAFSYLLKTARASEIAQAVRQAYRGQSVFEAQVAGKLMSRYRGDSHRHKLPHEQCTERELEVLRLIGEGRSNQEIADELYIGIKTVKTHVSNILSKLGVEDRTQAAIYAHRHGLCR
- a CDS encoding sensor histidine kinase — protein: MLQKKLTNIQWQFVRQSLWVSVTVVTLGAALVFSLWSYTVGLEPLQTWLKHRWEWRIPAFPGWGFVVIMMAVLWLTAGAIGVATGYVFGNLFKKRLEILLQSTMMLERGDLTTRIPNLGDDEIGELGNRLNDMTARFQKQVASLQRLSTHNAELTEQVKQAAILEERHRLARELHDAVSQQLFAISMSMAALKRMLTHRPEKAEQQVELVEEMAAAAQSEMRALLLHLRPAHLEGKSLKHGVEELLRELQDKHALDFKWSIGDLPDLPKGIEDHLFRILQEALSNALRHSKAEQVEVTLSVIRQNVRLKVTDNGVGFTADDEQKTSSYGMALMRERVAEIGGVLSVSSAPGQGTMIEVTVPLVTKGRDGM
- a CDS encoding sensor histidine kinase, which gives rise to MSVRYAVTILVVWLLSAEHPPLLHDPVFWGVTGVLFLGVTSEHLWWRPFWLYFLLTAVVCAFATYAEPMLIVWLLPLSFIFFYSRNEQASGRGIAALGLISSLGVVVSHDVWTMRLFVCAYLIFTVWCLFHYYRSQHLLREKDRGIDELAYEYRKLKRQLSLEEEALKQAERVRIARNVHDSVGHRLTGLIMQLQMLEMQADHNASQIAQAKETARSALQDMRQAVQSLESDEKKGVQMIIQLIRKLEAETHVRVSFTTKNGALSVPLTDEQSVALYRFVQEGLTNAMRHVYAKKAAVTFEVAGGQTYIVTMTNPVQEKIQVVEGFGLTQLRQRFEHLGGTFCARCSARTFRLEGTFPLKRKEV